In Arcanobacterium wilhelmae, the following are encoded in one genomic region:
- a CDS encoding DHA2 family efflux MFS transporter permease subunit, translated as MSNSLTGRAESAAQTPEKLAQENRLTGATAAAMESDTTETPASAERGTNSQGQPAWSGPTEITPTAKRAIAILLAASFVVLLNETTMNLALRNITADPQLGIGARSASWLTAIFMLVMAIVIPTTGWMQRRLNTRPMFLMSTISFLAGTVIAFAAPTFSVLLAGRVVQAFGTAIAMPLLMSTVMAVVPMARRGSIMGIVSMVISVAPALGPVVAGVVLQFGSWRAVFGTMIPIALAVIAAGYAWLPNLNEFMGKAKLDYLSVPFSALGFGGTIYGLSSISNPDLPTWLAPTVLVIGLLSLGVFVWRQLRLAKGGEPLLDVRVFANLRFTAPVLMVMLAMMGMFGVLITLPLMLQTSFGLEPYKVGMLLLPGSVISGLLGPIVGNLYDRVGPRPLAIPGTAVVVGSFAMLLGISTSTSVWYFLAFHIIMNIGLAFTFSPSFTTALGSLNPRQYGYGSASMSTAQQIAGAAGSSIFIAIMSTGMGAAIAGGATEGAAMVTGAHRAFIFALVIEAIVFALSFTLRRPRH; from the coding sequence ATGTCGAATTCACTCACCGGGCGTGCCGAGTCAGCCGCCCAAACCCCCGAAAAACTCGCCCAAGAAAACCGTCTAACTGGCGCAACAGCGGCGGCGATGGAATCGGACACAACCGAAACGCCGGCGTCGGCGGAAAGGGGCACCAACTCGCAGGGCCAACCTGCCTGGAGCGGGCCCACCGAAATCACCCCCACCGCGAAGCGCGCCATCGCGATCCTGCTGGCCGCGTCGTTCGTCGTGCTCCTGAACGAAACCACGATGAACCTCGCGCTCCGTAACATCACCGCCGACCCGCAGCTCGGCATCGGCGCCCGCTCGGCCTCGTGGCTCACCGCAATCTTCATGCTCGTCATGGCGATCGTCATCCCCACCACCGGCTGGATGCAGCGCCGCCTGAACACGCGCCCGATGTTCCTCATGTCCACGATCTCGTTCCTCGCAGGAACCGTCATCGCCTTCGCTGCCCCCACATTCTCCGTGCTCCTCGCCGGCCGTGTGGTGCAAGCTTTCGGCACCGCCATCGCGATGCCGCTCCTGATGTCCACCGTGATGGCCGTGGTGCCGATGGCTCGCCGCGGATCGATCATGGGCATCGTGTCCATGGTGATCTCCGTGGCGCCAGCGCTCGGGCCCGTGGTAGCCGGCGTCGTGCTCCAATTCGGATCCTGGCGCGCGGTTTTCGGCACAATGATCCCCATCGCGCTCGCCGTGATCGCAGCCGGCTACGCCTGGCTGCCTAACCTCAACGAGTTCATGGGTAAGGCGAAGCTCGACTACTTGTCCGTGCCGTTCTCCGCGCTCGGATTCGGTGGCACGATCTACGGCCTGTCGTCGATCTCCAACCCGGACTTGCCCACCTGGCTCGCACCTACTGTTTTGGTGATCGGCCTGCTCTCGCTCGGCGTGTTCGTGTGGCGCCAACTCCGCCTCGCGAAGGGTGGCGAGCCGTTGCTCGACGTGCGCGTGTTCGCGAACCTGCGTTTCACGGCGCCAGTTCTGATGGTGATGCTCGCGATGATGGGCATGTTCGGCGTGCTGATCACCCTGCCACTCATGCTCCAAACCTCATTCGGGCTCGAGCCCTACAAGGTAGGGATGTTGCTTTTGCCTGGTTCGGTGATCTCCGGGCTTCTCGGCCCGATCGTTGGAAACCTCTACGACCGCGTCGGCCCGCGCCCCCTCGCAATCCCCGGCACCGCCGTCGTCGTCGGCTCCTTTGCGATGCTGCTCGGCATCTCCACCTCCACGTCCGTGTGGTACTTCCTGGCGTTCCACATCATCATGAACATCGGCCTGGCCTTCACGTTCAGCCCGTCGTTCACTACCGCGCTCGGCTCGCTGAACCCGCGTCAGTACGGTTACGGCTCGGCCTCCATGTCCACAGCTCAGCAGATCGCAGGGGCTGCAGGTTCGTCGATCTTCATCGCGATTATGTCTACCGGAATGGGGGCGGCGATCGCGGGCGGAGCCACTGAGGGCGCCGCGATGGTGACCGGCGCGCACCGCGCATTCATCTTCGCGCTCGTCATCGAGGCGATCGTTTTCGCGCTGTCCTTCACGCTACGCCGCCCGCGCCACTGA
- a CDS encoding alpha-keto acid decarboxylase family protein produces the protein MESIGHFLLRRLREVGISHVIGVPGDFNLQLLEQFSEVEGIEFVNSTNELNAAYAADGYARQRGIGALLTTYGVGELSALNGVAGAAAEHVPVVSIAGAPPLHAMRSGLPLHHSLTDGNYINVERAFGQFVAGTARLTPGNAVAEIDRLLRLAILEKRPVHIQVPSDISYLEIDTPSEPFQAPRLTSDPTNLADAVVAIADLVNGAEKPALLIDLEAKRYGWADVLLRIARENGIRWATLVTSKAVLPETDPLFAGVYGGANSAPEVKDLIEGSDALLAISPRFIEVNSGIFTQALPENTVKIYADTTFVGTHVYEGVAAADLLSKLADSLHRAPASLAHKPARTFEAKADAKLDQNSGRLWEQITDFVRPGDVVVAEAGTSYLALGGQTMPEGVDYTSSNIWGAIGWTLPVTFGSQLAAPDRRHLLVIGDGSFQLTAQELSTILARGQKPVIVLINNSGYTIERYILGHESHYNDIAPWDYASLIAGLAPNADLRTFQARTEGELASALSAVSDGEGGFIEVIVDPLDAPDALVKFGPASARFDYGRRGPELPNLG, from the coding sequence ATGGAATCGATTGGTCATTTTTTGTTGCGTCGGCTGCGCGAAGTAGGAATCAGTCACGTGATCGGAGTGCCAGGTGATTTCAACCTGCAGCTGCTTGAGCAGTTCAGTGAGGTTGAGGGCATCGAGTTCGTGAACTCAACGAACGAGCTCAACGCTGCCTACGCTGCCGACGGCTATGCGCGACAGCGCGGAATCGGCGCACTCCTCACCACGTACGGCGTGGGGGAGCTGAGCGCACTGAACGGCGTTGCCGGTGCCGCCGCCGAGCACGTGCCGGTGGTATCGATTGCGGGTGCGCCGCCGCTCCACGCAATGCGCTCCGGCTTGCCACTACACCACTCGCTCACCGACGGCAATTACATCAACGTTGAGCGTGCCTTCGGTCAGTTCGTTGCCGGAACTGCGCGCCTGACCCCAGGCAACGCCGTTGCCGAAATTGACCGCCTGCTACGCCTCGCGATTCTTGAAAAGCGGCCCGTGCACATTCAGGTGCCGTCCGATATTTCCTACCTCGAGATCGACACCCCGAGCGAGCCGTTCCAAGCGCCGCGTCTTACCTCCGACCCGACGAATCTTGCCGACGCCGTCGTAGCCATTGCCGACCTGGTGAACGGCGCCGAAAAGCCCGCGCTCCTGATTGATCTGGAAGCCAAGCGTTACGGCTGGGCGGATGTACTCCTGCGCATTGCCCGAGAGAACGGAATCCGCTGGGCCACACTCGTCACGTCCAAGGCAGTCCTGCCGGAAACTGACCCGCTGTTTGCGGGCGTGTATGGAGGCGCAAACTCTGCGCCTGAGGTGAAGGATCTCATTGAAGGCTCGGACGCACTGCTTGCGATTTCCCCGCGATTTATTGAAGTCAACTCAGGTATTTTCACCCAGGCGCTTCCCGAGAACACTGTGAAGATCTATGCCGACACCACGTTCGTGGGCACGCACGTGTATGAAGGCGTGGCCGCAGCCGACCTGCTGAGCAAGCTGGCCGACTCCCTCCACCGTGCCCCGGCGTCGCTGGCACACAAGCCTGCCCGTACGTTCGAGGCGAAGGCGGATGCGAAACTGGACCAAAACTCCGGCCGCCTGTGGGAGCAGATCACGGATTTTGTGCGTCCTGGCGACGTCGTCGTGGCTGAAGCTGGTACCTCCTACCTTGCGCTCGGCGGCCAGACGATGCCTGAAGGTGTGGACTACACGTCCTCCAATATTTGGGGTGCGATTGGCTGGACCTTGCCGGTCACGTTCGGCTCGCAGCTTGCGGCGCCGGATCGCCGCCACCTGCTCGTGATCGGCGACGGTTCGTTCCAGCTCACCGCTCAGGAGCTTTCGACGATCCTCGCCCGCGGCCAAAAGCCCGTGATCGTGCTCATCAACAACTCCGGTTACACGATCGAGCGCTACATCCTCGGCCACGAATCGCACTACAACGACATCGCGCCGTGGGACTACGCCTCGCTGATCGCAGGGCTCGCACCGAACGCGGATTTGCGCACATTCCAGGCGCGTACGGAAGGCGAGCTAGCCAGCGCGCTTTCGGCCGTTTCCGACGGAGAGGGCGGTTTCATTGAGGTGATTGTCGACCCACTCGACGCCCCTGACGCCCTCGTGAAGTTCGGCCCCGCCTCCGCCCGTTTCGACTACGGCCGGCGTGGCCCGGAGCTGCCCAACCTCGGCTGA
- a CDS encoding amino acid permease, producing the protein MSEISSEPKTLVRRLTHRQVSMIGLSGALGTGLFLGSGSVIALAGPATILAYLIAGMFALAVVWALAEMVSVHPVAGGHGTVAAGYLGRRGGYVARWNFAIQSLVATGAEVTATATYLQLWFPNLPLWVGTIGCAIVIFAFNAFSVRLYGSSEYWFSMIKVVAAVAFILLGLALIIGAVPGQSAVGISHFSDGGGFFAKGLVGVLAASAMAVFSFGGIENVSSTAAESENPARDIPHAASAMIWRIIIFYIAGIAVVLALQPWSATAAQGNALTESPFVRALQLSGVGAAAHIMNAVLIVAALSSANGCLYAATRMIHALSLDGEAPAFARKLNRAGAPVGAIGIAAIGVAATAVLSIVAPEGAFAYLIGATIVAILITWSIIMATHLAFRRERARAGLTLPPRRMWGAPVVNYLVIAACLAIFVALHWLMPLTWWAGIPYIIILLGSYEVLRRVRSLPQPPDLLASSTETGTSDVARQ; encoded by the coding sequence ATGTCTGAAATTTCTAGCGAACCGAAAACATTGGTCAGGCGCCTGACTCACCGTCAGGTCTCGATGATCGGTCTGTCGGGTGCGCTCGGCACCGGCCTGTTCTTAGGGTCGGGTTCCGTGATCGCACTCGCGGGCCCGGCAACGATCCTCGCCTATCTCATCGCTGGAATGTTCGCCCTCGCTGTGGTGTGGGCGCTCGCGGAAATGGTGTCCGTCCACCCCGTTGCGGGTGGGCACGGCACAGTGGCCGCCGGATACCTCGGCCGACGCGGCGGCTACGTGGCACGCTGGAACTTTGCGATCCAATCCCTTGTGGCAACCGGCGCGGAAGTCACCGCCACCGCCACTTACCTCCAGCTCTGGTTCCCGAACCTGCCGCTGTGGGTGGGCACGATCGGCTGCGCAATCGTGATTTTCGCGTTCAACGCGTTTTCCGTTCGCCTGTACGGTTCCTCTGAATACTGGTTCTCGATGATCAAGGTGGTGGCCGCGGTTGCATTCATCTTGCTCGGCCTGGCGCTGATTATTGGTGCGGTTCCGGGGCAATCCGCTGTTGGGATTTCGCACTTCTCCGACGGAGGCGGCTTCTTCGCCAAGGGCCTGGTGGGCGTGCTAGCGGCCTCGGCGATGGCCGTGTTCTCCTTCGGTGGTATTGAAAATGTTTCCTCCACCGCGGCCGAATCGGAGAATCCTGCGCGCGACATCCCGCATGCCGCCTCCGCCATGATCTGGCGAATCATCATCTTCTACATTGCGGGCATCGCCGTCGTGCTGGCGCTCCAGCCGTGGAGCGCCACGGCCGCGCAGGGCAACGCGCTCACCGAATCGCCGTTCGTACGCGCCTTGCAGCTCTCCGGCGTCGGCGCGGCCGCCCACATCATGAACGCAGTGCTGATCGTGGCCGCGCTCTCCTCCGCAAACGGTTGCCTGTACGCGGCGACCCGCATGATCCACGCACTCTCCCTCGACGGCGAAGCCCCAGCTTTCGCGCGCAAACTCAACCGAGCGGGTGCTCCAGTGGGTGCTATCGGGATCGCGGCGATCGGCGTTGCCGCTACTGCCGTGCTTTCGATCGTGGCGCCGGAAGGCGCGTTCGCCTACCTCATCGGTGCAACGATCGTCGCCATCTTGATCACGTGGTCCATCATTATGGCCACGCACCTCGCATTCCGCCGCGAGCGCGCCCGCGCAGGGCTTACTCTGCCGCCGCGCCGCATGTGGGGCGCCCCCGTGGTGAACTACCTGGTGATTGCCGCGTGCCTGGCCATTTTCGTCGCATTGCACTGGCTGATGCCGCTCACTTGGTGGGCAGGAATCCCGTACATTATTATTCTTCTCGGCAGCTACGAGGTATTGCGCCGCGTGCGCAGCCTGCCGCAGCCGCCGGATCTGCTCGCTTCTTCCACGGAAACTGGCACCTCCGACGTCGCTCGCCAGTAA